Proteins encoded by one window of Mycolicibacterium cosmeticum:
- a CDS encoding ABC transporter substrate-binding protein, giving the protein MRLVAAVLTAVIVLASTACSPGERVDLGSDAGNLIAAIAGEPDQLDPQKTSAYFSFEVLENVFDTLVEPDADLTMRPALAQSWETSPDQLVWTFRLRRGVTFHDGSPLTAADVVYSYRRVIDEKLANADKLSAVTDIGAPDEHTVRITVAHPTPNLLTNLGGFKGMAIVQRRNVEDGQIATHPVGTGPFAFVARKSGDSITLRANARYWAGAPKIPGVTFRFISEPSTALSALQAGEIDWTDAVPAQRVGQLRNDDSLHLAVTPSNDYWYLALNQARAPWNDVRVRQAVAYAIDRPSIVQATSYGTAQANQLAIPEGNPWFVPYDRYRRDIEKSRRLLQQAGAAPKTMDVLVTTEYPQTVTAAQVIADNLAPLGITANIRTVDFATWLDEQNSGHFDMLMMGWLGNIDPDDFYYAQHHTGGASNAQKFSDPRVDALLDAGRTQTDRQARKDDYARAATLIADEVSYIYLYNPAVIQAWSPSLGGYEARRDKAIRFRDAVLQAGGENR; this is encoded by the coding sequence ATGCGCCTGGTTGCGGCCGTGCTCACCGCCGTGATCGTCCTGGCTTCGACGGCCTGCTCGCCCGGTGAACGCGTCGACCTCGGGTCGGACGCAGGTAATCTGATCGCCGCCATCGCCGGTGAACCCGACCAACTCGACCCGCAGAAGACCAGCGCGTACTTCTCGTTCGAGGTGCTGGAGAACGTGTTCGACACCCTCGTCGAACCGGACGCCGACCTCACCATGCGTCCCGCGCTGGCCCAATCCTGGGAGACCTCGCCGGACCAGCTGGTGTGGACGTTCCGGTTACGTCGCGGCGTCACATTCCATGACGGCAGCCCGCTGACGGCCGCCGACGTCGTGTACTCCTACCGCCGCGTCATCGACGAAAAGCTGGCCAATGCCGACAAACTCAGCGCCGTCACCGATATCGGCGCCCCCGACGAGCACACCGTGCGGATCACCGTCGCGCACCCCACGCCGAACCTGCTGACCAATCTCGGCGGTTTCAAAGGCATGGCGATCGTGCAGCGTCGCAACGTCGAGGACGGTCAGATCGCCACCCACCCCGTCGGCACCGGCCCGTTCGCCTTCGTCGCACGCAAGAGCGGCGATTCGATCACGTTGCGCGCCAACGCCAGATATTGGGCCGGTGCGCCGAAAATCCCCGGGGTGACGTTCCGGTTCATCAGTGAACCGTCGACGGCGTTGTCGGCGTTGCAGGCCGGTGAGATCGATTGGACCGATGCGGTTCCCGCTCAGCGCGTCGGCCAGTTGCGCAACGACGACTCCCTGCACCTCGCGGTCACGCCGAGTAACGACTATTGGTATCTCGCCCTCAACCAGGCCCGCGCACCGTGGAACGACGTGCGGGTACGCCAGGCGGTCGCCTACGCCATCGACCGGCCCTCGATCGTGCAGGCCACCAGTTACGGTACGGCGCAGGCCAACCAGCTGGCCATCCCGGAAGGGAATCCGTGGTTCGTGCCGTACGACCGCTACCGCCGCGATATCGAGAAATCACGCCGGCTGCTGCAACAGGCCGGTGCGGCGCCGAAGACCATGGACGTGCTGGTCACCACCGAGTACCCGCAGACCGTCACCGCCGCCCAGGTGATCGCCGACAACCTTGCGCCGCTGGGCATCACCGCCAACATCCGCACGGTGGACTTCGCCACCTGGCTCGACGAACAGAACAGTGGACACTTCGACATGCTGATGATGGGCTGGCTGGGCAATATCGACCCCGACGACTTCTACTACGCACAGCATCACACCGGCGGCGCCAGCAATGCCCAGAAGTTCTCCGACCCGCGCGTCGACGCGCTGCTCGACGCCGGCCGCACGCAGACCGATCGGCAAGCGCGCAAGGACGATTACGCGCGCGCGGCCACCCTGATCGCCGACGAGGTGAGCTACATCTACCTCTACAACCCGGCGGTCATCCAGGCCTGGTCACCCAGCCTCGGTGGCTACGAGGCGCGCCGCGACAAGGCGATCCGGTTCCGCGACGCCGTACTGCAGGCCGGCGGTGAGAATCGGTGA
- a CDS encoding ABC transporter permease, translating to MTVLKFLVRRLAYSLVVLVGVLIVVFALVHLVPGDPVRIALGTRYTPEAYQALRQASGLDRPLAAQFASYLGHAATGNLGVSFRNGDPVTQVLLERLPATVSLAVVGIVLALVIALPAGIYAALREGRISDAIVRATSQFGVSVPDFWLGILLISLFSSVLGWLPTSGYRPLFDDPGGWLRHVILPGLTVGLVAAAIMTRYVRSAVLEVSAMGYVRTARSKGLPPRVVTLRHTVRNALVPILTITGIQLATILGGVIVVEVVFAWPGLGRLVYNSVAARDYPVIQGAVLLIAVLFLAVNLLVDLLYAIADPRIRLS from the coding sequence GTGACGGTACTCAAATTCCTGGTCCGCAGGTTGGCCTACTCGCTGGTGGTGCTGGTCGGTGTGCTGATCGTGGTGTTCGCGCTGGTGCACCTGGTGCCCGGAGACCCGGTCCGGATCGCGCTCGGTACCCGCTACACCCCGGAGGCCTACCAGGCGCTGCGCCAGGCCAGCGGCTTGGACCGGCCGCTGGCCGCCCAGTTCGCCAGTTACCTCGGCCATGCCGCCACCGGAAACCTCGGCGTCAGCTTCCGCAACGGCGACCCGGTGACGCAGGTCTTGCTGGAGCGGTTGCCGGCCACGGTGTCCTTGGCCGTCGTCGGAATCGTGCTGGCCCTGGTGATCGCGCTGCCCGCCGGCATCTACGCGGCGTTACGGGAGGGGCGGATCAGCGACGCGATTGTCCGGGCCACAAGTCAATTCGGGGTTTCGGTGCCCGACTTCTGGCTGGGCATCCTGCTCATCTCGCTGTTCTCGTCGGTGCTGGGCTGGTTGCCGACGTCGGGGTACCGGCCACTGTTCGACGACCCGGGTGGTTGGTTGCGTCATGTCATCCTGCCGGGACTCACCGTCGGACTGGTGGCCGCGGCGATCATGACCCGCTATGTCCGGTCGGCGGTGCTGGAGGTCTCGGCGATGGGTTATGTCCGCACGGCGCGCTCGAAAGGCCTTCCGCCGCGGGTGGTGACGCTGCGTCACACCGTCCGCAACGCGCTGGTGCCGATCCTCACCATCACCGGGATCCAGTTGGCCACCATCCTGGGTGGGGTCATCGTCGTGGAGGTGGTGTTCGCCTGGCCGGGGCTGGGCCGGCTGGTGTACAACTCGGTGGCGGCCCGCGACTACCCGGTCATCCAGGGCGCCGTCCTGCTGATCGCGGTGCTCTTTCTGGCGGTCAACCTGCTGGTCGATCTGCTCTATGCGATCGCCGATCCGCGAATCAGGCTGTCATGA
- a CDS encoding ABC transporter permease has product MSDQRVKAWRLLAGNPVTVLSAAVLAGVVVIALTAAWITPYGVNDVNVPQALRPPSGAHWLGTDELGRDVLSRVLVAVQASMKVAVVSVAFAAVVGVTLGVLAGYRGGWLDTAVMRVVDVLFAFPVLLLALAIVAILGPGSGTTILAIGVVYTPIFARVARASTLSVRVEPYVAVSRTMGTGSGYILARHVLPNITGPLIVQTSLSLAFAILSEAALSFLGLGLQPPQPSLGRMIFDSQGFVTLAWWMAVFPGAAIFVIVLAFNLFGDGLRDVLDPKQRTMIEARRRQ; this is encoded by the coding sequence ATGAGCGACCAACGGGTCAAGGCCTGGCGTCTGCTGGCGGGCAACCCCGTCACCGTGCTCAGCGCCGCCGTGCTGGCCGGCGTCGTCGTCATCGCCCTGACGGCGGCGTGGATCACGCCGTACGGCGTCAACGACGTGAACGTGCCACAGGCGCTGCGCCCACCCAGCGGCGCGCACTGGCTGGGCACCGACGAATTGGGCCGGGATGTGTTGTCCCGGGTGCTGGTTGCCGTCCAGGCCTCGATGAAGGTGGCGGTGGTCAGCGTCGCCTTCGCCGCGGTCGTCGGGGTGACGTTGGGGGTGCTGGCCGGGTATCGCGGTGGGTGGCTGGACACCGCGGTGATGCGCGTGGTCGACGTGCTGTTCGCGTTCCCGGTGTTACTCCTGGCGCTGGCCATTGTCGCCATCCTCGGGCCGGGTTCGGGCACAACGATTCTGGCGATCGGCGTGGTGTACACGCCGATCTTCGCGCGGGTGGCCCGGGCCAGCACACTGTCGGTGCGGGTGGAACCCTACGTCGCGGTATCGCGCACCATGGGCACCGGTTCGGGCTATATCCTGGCCCGGCACGTCCTGCCGAACATCACCGGCCCGCTCATCGTGCAGACCTCCTTGTCGCTGGCCTTCGCGATCCTGTCCGAGGCGGCCCTGTCCTTCCTCGGGCTCGGCCTGCAGCCGCCGCAGCCGTCACTGGGCCGGATGATCTTCGACTCACAAGGCTTCGTCACGCTGGCGTGGTGGATGGCCGTGTTCCCCGGCGCGGCCATCTTCGTGATCGTGTTGGCGTTCAACCTGTTCGGCGACGGCCTGCGCGACGTGCTGGATCCCAAACAGCGCACCATGATCGAGGCCAGGAGGCGACAATGA
- a CDS encoding dipeptide ABC transporter ATP-binding protein, whose translation MTDPVLAVDDLAVRIGRREIVRQVSFEVAREQTLGIVGESGSGKSMTVLAATGLLDAPGAVVSGSSVLAGQQELVGASARTLRQVHGGRIGFVFQDPGTSLNPLLTVEQQIIETVQTHKRHTRRHARARALELLEAVGLPEPQNRLRSYPHQLSGGQRQRVMIAIALACDPELLIADEPTTALDVTTQAQIIALVRDLQRDFGTAVVWISHDLGVIGEVADTVTVLRDGAVVERASVDGIFTDPREPYTRELLSARPVLGGGGPPPAPADAEVLLEVDGLDVRFPVSTPVGRSVVHAVKDLSFRIRRGTTLGLVGESGSGKSTVAAALTGQLAPDSGGARLDGTDVLHVRRDRQRAVRRRISLVMQDPFAALNPRMPVGVSITEPLAVHRLVDRRARAARVGELLDAVGLSASFASRYPHELSGGQRQRVNIARALAVQPDLLILDEATASLDVSVQAKVLDLLRDLQRDLGLTYLFIAHDLAIIERLSHDVLVLRAGESVEYRPAGDLFAAPEHEYTRDLLAAVPPDRLARA comes from the coding sequence ATGACCGATCCAGTGCTGGCCGTGGACGACCTGGCCGTCCGGATCGGCCGCCGGGAGATCGTGCGTCAGGTGTCCTTCGAGGTGGCGCGCGAGCAGACCCTCGGCATCGTCGGTGAGTCCGGCTCGGGCAAATCGATGACCGTGCTGGCGGCCACCGGACTGCTCGACGCGCCAGGGGCGGTGGTCAGTGGCTCCAGCGTGCTTGCGGGGCAACAGGAACTGGTCGGGGCGTCAGCCCGGACGCTGCGGCAGGTGCACGGCGGCCGGATCGGTTTCGTCTTCCAGGACCCCGGGACGTCGCTGAACCCGCTGCTGACCGTGGAGCAGCAGATCATCGAGACGGTGCAGACCCACAAACGTCACACCCGCCGCCATGCCCGGGCCCGGGCGCTCGAACTCCTCGAGGCGGTCGGCCTGCCCGAACCGCAGAACCGGTTGCGCAGCTACCCGCACCAGCTTTCCGGCGGGCAGCGTCAGCGCGTGATGATCGCCATCGCGCTGGCTTGCGATCCCGAACTGCTGATCGCCGACGAGCCCACCACCGCACTGGATGTCACGACACAAGCCCAGATCATCGCGCTGGTCCGGGATTTGCAGCGGGATTTCGGTACCGCGGTGGTGTGGATCAGCCATGACCTCGGCGTCATCGGTGAGGTGGCGGACACGGTCACCGTGCTGCGAGACGGGGCGGTGGTCGAGCGGGCGAGCGTCGACGGCATCTTCACCGACCCGCGCGAGCCGTACACCCGCGAATTGCTCAGCGCCCGACCGGTATTGGGGGGCGGCGGTCCCCCACCGGCGCCCGCCGACGCGGAGGTGCTGTTGGAGGTCGACGGCCTCGACGTCCGGTTTCCGGTGAGCACACCCGTCGGCAGGTCGGTGGTGCATGCCGTCAAGGATCTGTCGTTCCGGATCCGGCGCGGCACCACCCTGGGCCTGGTGGGCGAATCGGGTTCGGGAAAATCCACGGTGGCCGCGGCGCTCACGGGCCAGCTGGCGCCCGACTCCGGTGGTGCACGCCTCGACGGCACCGATGTGCTGCATGTGCGGCGCGACCGGCAGCGGGCGGTGCGGCGAAGGATCAGCCTGGTGATGCAGGATCCGTTCGCCGCGCTGAACCCGCGGATGCCGGTGGGGGTCTCGATCACCGAGCCGTTGGCGGTGCATCGCCTGGTCGATCGCCGGGCGCGGGCCGCCCGCGTCGGGGAGCTGCTCGACGCGGTCGGGTTGTCGGCGTCGTTCGCGTCCCGCTACCCGCATGAGCTCTCCGGTGGACAACGCCAGCGGGTGAACATCGCGCGGGCGCTGGCCGTGCAGCCCGACCTGCTGATCCTGGACGAGGCCACCGCGTCGTTGGATGTGTCGGTGCAGGCCAAGGTGCTCGACCTGTTGCGGGACCTGCAGCGCGACCTCGGGTTGACCTACCTGTTCATCGCACACGATCTGGCGATCATCGAGCGGTTGAGCCACGATGTACTGGTGCTGCGTGCGGGTGAGTCGGTCGAATACCGTCCCGCCGGGGACCTGTTCGCCGCTCCCGAACACGAGTACACCCGGGACTTGCTGGCGGCGGTGCCGCCGGATCGGTTGGCGCGTGCCTGA
- a CDS encoding class I SAM-dependent methyltransferase encodes MPERDYWNHNAAYHGRLVKIAAEHAGEVLDVGCGEGLLAQRLARVSRTVTAIDPDAAAVRRARARVASLPNVTVTETSFASFDPGPQRFGLITFVAALHHMDLRASLTKARDLLAPGGTLAVVGVAANGSVGDWIVDGLRVPFARVAGVLHGETRNIGVVVAEPRESLREIRRTATQILPGVSIRRGLYYRYLLRWRNV; translated from the coding sequence GTGCCTGAAAGGGATTACTGGAACCACAACGCCGCATACCACGGCCGGCTGGTCAAGATCGCGGCCGAACACGCCGGGGAGGTGCTCGACGTCGGCTGCGGTGAGGGCCTGCTGGCCCAGCGGCTGGCGCGCGTATCCCGGACCGTGACCGCGATCGATCCCGACGCCGCCGCGGTCCGGCGAGCCCGGGCCCGCGTCGCATCGCTGCCGAATGTCACCGTCACCGAAACGTCGTTCGCATCGTTCGATCCGGGCCCGCAACGATTCGGGCTCATCACCTTTGTCGCCGCGCTGCACCACATGGACCTGCGCGCGTCGCTGACGAAGGCACGGGATCTGTTGGCACCGGGCGGCACCCTCGCCGTTGTCGGTGTGGCTGCCAACGGCAGCGTCGGTGACTGGATCGTCGACGGACTGCGGGTGCCGTTCGCCCGGGTCGCCGGCGTGCTGCACGGCGAGACCCGGAACATCGGCGTGGTGGTCGCCGAACCCCGCGAATCGTTACGCGAGATCCGGCGTACCGCCACGCAGATCCTGCCGGGCGTGTCCATCCGCCGCGGCCTGTACTACCGCTACCTGCTGCGCTGGCGCAACGTCTGA
- a CDS encoding enoyl-CoA hydratase, with translation MTDLVLVDIADRVATITVNDPDRRNAVTADISRALRAAVEAVEADPGVHAVIVTGAGKAFCAGADLTALGEAAEDGLRVIYDGFLAVANCTLPTIAAVNGAAVGAGLNLALAADVRIAGPAALFDPRFQKLGIHPGGGATWMLQRGVGPQIARAALLFGKRFDAHEAVRYGLALDVADDPVAAARELAAGPAGAPRDVVLATKKSMRATANPGFLDNEQHALAVDIEITPQARSIESPEFQSRLAAAKNR, from the coding sequence ATGACCGATCTCGTGCTCGTCGACATCGCCGACCGCGTCGCCACCATCACCGTGAACGACCCGGACCGCCGCAACGCGGTGACCGCCGACATTTCCCGGGCCCTGCGCGCCGCCGTCGAGGCCGTCGAGGCCGACCCGGGAGTGCATGCGGTGATCGTCACCGGTGCCGGCAAGGCCTTCTGCGCGGGCGCGGACCTGACCGCCCTGGGCGAAGCCGCCGAGGACGGTCTGCGGGTGATCTACGACGGCTTCCTGGCGGTCGCGAACTGCACCCTGCCGACCATCGCCGCCGTCAACGGCGCGGCGGTCGGTGCCGGGCTGAATCTTGCGCTGGCAGCCGACGTCCGCATCGCCGGACCGGCGGCGCTGTTCGACCCGCGCTTCCAGAAACTCGGCATCCACCCCGGCGGGGGCGCCACGTGGATGCTGCAGCGCGGCGTCGGACCCCAAATTGCTCGTGCCGCATTGCTTTTCGGCAAGCGCTTCGACGCCCACGAGGCCGTGCGCTACGGCCTGGCACTCGACGTGGCCGATGACCCGGTGGCCGCCGCACGCGAGCTGGCGGCCGGACCGGCGGGCGCACCGCGAGACGTGGTGCTGGCCACCAAGAAATCGATGCGCGCCACCGCAAATCCCGGCTTCCTGGACAACGAACAGCACGCGCTCGCGGTCGACATCGAGATCACCCCGCAGGCCCGCTCCATCGAGTCACCCGAGTTCCAGAGCCGGCTCGCCGCAGCGAAGAACAGGTGA
- a CDS encoding dihydrolipoamide acetyltransferase family protein, translated as MTDSQLFEFRVPDLGEGLEDATITGWSVDVGDTVELNQVLCTLETNKAEVEIPSPYAGRITELGGAVGQTLAVGAVLVRVEGSGTGERSDGKIGTGERSDGRIGTGERSDGKSGTGERSDGKSGTGERSDTGSGPVLVGYGADERMDGSRRARAKPSTRKLARDTGVDLTALTPTGPDGIVTRDDVLAVSATSELMPLTGVQAEMAKRMTMSRSRIPDAHASVVADGTHLQALAQRLRITPFVLTLRLLTLALQHHPLLNSTWVDTPEGPRIHRHSSIHLGIGVATSRGLLVPVVVDAHARTTRALAEEVARLVEGARGGGLRPAELMGSTFTVSNFGALGLDEGVPVINYPEAAILGMGSLKPRAVVVDGAVVVARPTMSLTCAFDHRIADGAQAAEFLCELRDLIETPELALADL; from the coding sequence GTGACGGATTCACAGCTGTTCGAGTTCCGGGTGCCCGATCTCGGGGAGGGGTTGGAGGACGCGACCATCACGGGCTGGTCGGTCGATGTGGGTGACACGGTGGAACTCAACCAGGTGCTGTGCACGCTGGAGACGAACAAGGCGGAGGTGGAGATCCCCAGCCCGTATGCGGGGCGGATCACCGAACTCGGCGGAGCGGTGGGCCAGACGCTCGCGGTCGGGGCGGTGCTGGTGCGGGTCGAGGGATCGGGCACCGGCGAGCGGAGCGACGGGAAAATAGGCACCGGCGAGCGGAGCGACGGGAGAATAGGCACCGGCGAGCGGAGCGACGGGAAATCGGGCACCGGCGAGCGGAGCGACGGGAAATCGGGCACCGGCGAGCGGAGCGACACCGGCTCGGGTCCAGTGCTGGTGGGGTACGGTGCCGACGAGCGGATGGACGGATCGCGGCGCGCCAGGGCCAAGCCGTCGACCCGGAAGTTGGCCCGCGACACCGGGGTGGACCTGACCGCGCTGACGCCGACGGGGCCGGACGGAATCGTCACCCGCGATGACGTGCTGGCCGTTTCGGCGACGTCGGAGCTGATGCCGCTCACCGGCGTGCAGGCCGAGATGGCAAAGCGAATGACCATGTCGCGCAGTAGGATTCCTGATGCCCATGCCTCGGTGGTCGCGGACGGGACGCACCTGCAGGCGCTGGCGCAGCGCTTGCGGATCACGCCGTTCGTGCTGACCCTGCGTCTGTTGACGCTGGCCCTGCAGCATCACCCACTGTTGAACTCGACTTGGGTGGACACCCCGGAAGGCCCACGGATACATCGCCATTCGTCGATTCATCTCGGCATCGGGGTGGCGACGTCGCGTGGATTGCTGGTGCCGGTGGTTGTCGATGCGCACGCCCGCACCACGCGCGCGTTGGCGGAGGAGGTCGCGCGGCTGGTCGAGGGTGCCCGCGGTGGCGGCTTGCGTCCGGCCGAACTGATGGGCTCGACGTTCACGGTGTCGAACTTCGGTGCACTCGGGCTGGACGAGGGGGTGCCGGTGATCAACTATCCGGAGGCCGCCATCCTCGGGATGGGATCGTTGAAACCGCGCGCGGTGGTGGTCGACGGTGCCGTGGTGGTCGCGCGCCCGACGATGTCGTTGACCTGCGCCTTCGACCACCGCATCGCCGATGGTGCCCAGGCGGCCGAGTTTCTCTGTGAACTACGCGATCTGATCGAGACGCCGGAGCTGGCGTTGGCCGATCTGTAG
- a CDS encoding alpha-ketoacid dehydrogenase subunit beta, protein MTQIIERPPMGDFPEPRPSLLTMTMAQAINQGLHDAMAADDRVLVFGEDVATLGGVFRVTDGLAETFGALRCFDTPLAESAIIGIAIGMAVRGLVPVPEIQFDGFSAPAFDQMVSHLAKYRTRTHGDIDMPVTVRIPSFGGIGAVEHHSESTESYWLHTAGLKVVVPSTPADAYWLLRQSITCLDPVIYLEPKRRYWTRGTVDTETPVLPFGRAAVRRNGTDVTVLTYGGLVDTACNAAGIAADQGVSVEVVDLRTLNPLDFETVAESVRRTGRCVVMHEGPRTLGFGAELAARISEDLFYDLEAPVLRATGFDTPYPPARLEKLWLPGVDRLLDCIEKAMAQ, encoded by the coding sequence ATGACGCAGATCATCGAACGCCCACCCATGGGCGATTTCCCGGAGCCGCGGCCCTCGTTGCTCACCATGACGATGGCGCAGGCCATCAACCAGGGACTGCACGACGCGATGGCGGCCGACGACCGGGTGCTGGTGTTCGGCGAGGACGTCGCCACCTTGGGTGGCGTGTTCCGGGTGACCGACGGCCTGGCCGAGACCTTCGGTGCGCTGCGGTGTTTCGACACCCCGCTGGCCGAGTCGGCGATCATCGGCATCGCCATCGGGATGGCGGTGCGCGGGTTGGTGCCGGTTCCGGAGATCCAGTTCGACGGATTTTCCGCGCCGGCATTCGACCAGATGGTCAGCCATCTGGCCAAGTACCGCACCCGTACCCATGGGGATATCGACATGCCGGTCACCGTCCGCATCCCGTCGTTCGGCGGTATCGGTGCGGTGGAGCACCATTCGGAGTCCACCGAGAGCTATTGGTTGCACACCGCGGGTTTGAAGGTGGTGGTGCCGTCCACCCCGGCGGATGCGTACTGGCTGCTGCGGCAGTCCATCACCTGCCTTGACCCGGTGATCTACCTGGAGCCCAAGCGTCGGTACTGGACCCGCGGCACCGTCGACACCGAGACCCCGGTGCTGCCGTTCGGGCGGGCGGCGGTGCGTCGCAACGGTACCGACGTCACGGTGCTCACCTACGGCGGACTGGTCGACACCGCGTGCAACGCCGCCGGCATCGCCGCGGATCAGGGCGTCAGCGTCGAGGTGGTCGACCTGCGCACGCTGAATCCACTGGACTTCGAGACGGTGGCCGAGTCGGTGCGGCGCACCGGCCGCTGTGTGGTGATGCACGAGGGTCCGCGGACGCTCGGATTCGGAGCCGAACTGGCCGCCCGGATCTCCGAGGATCTGTTCTACGACCTGGAGGCACCCGTTTTGCGGGCCACCGGTTTCGACACGCCGTACCCACCGGCCCGGCTGGAGAAGTTGTGGCTGCCCGGGGTGGACCGGCTGCTGGACTGCATCGAGAAAGCGATGGCGCAGTGA
- the pdhA gene encoding pyruvate dehydrogenase (acetyl-transferring) E1 component subunit alpha → MAEVFEPVRLVAADGSPTPETRYRRDLPPETLAWLYELMVLTRELDIEFVNLQRQGELALYASCRGQEAAQVGAAACLRKTDWLFPQYRELGAFLTRGIGPAQMGAVWRGSWHGGLSFTEKCCAPISIQIGTHGLHAVGAAMAAQRLGEDSVTIAFMGDGATSEGDAHEALNLAAVFAVPTIFFIQNNQFAISTPVSHQHAASSLAERAAGYGMPAVRVDGNDVLACFAVVAEAAQRARSGGGPTFVEAITYRMGPHTTSDDPTRYRTAADVEQWAARDPITRYTAYLQSTGVLTERVTERVAAKAARLRAELREAVVDAPDPGIAEVFDAVYHDITPELARQRDELLVELGKEA, encoded by the coding sequence ATGGCTGAGGTTTTCGAGCCCGTGCGGCTGGTGGCTGCCGACGGCTCACCCACTCCCGAGACCCGTTACCGGCGTGACCTGCCGCCGGAGACGCTGGCCTGGCTCTACGAACTGATGGTGCTGACCCGCGAGCTCGATATCGAGTTCGTGAACCTGCAGCGCCAGGGCGAGCTGGCCCTCTACGCGTCGTGCCGAGGCCAGGAGGCCGCCCAGGTGGGAGCCGCGGCCTGCCTGCGGAAGACCGATTGGCTGTTCCCGCAGTACCGCGAGCTGGGCGCGTTCCTCACCCGCGGTATCGGCCCCGCCCAGATGGGTGCGGTGTGGCGGGGATCGTGGCACGGCGGCCTGTCGTTCACCGAGAAATGCTGTGCGCCGATCTCCATCCAGATCGGCACCCACGGACTGCACGCCGTCGGTGCGGCGATGGCCGCGCAGCGCCTCGGGGAGGACTCGGTGACCATCGCCTTCATGGGTGACGGTGCCACTTCCGAGGGTGACGCCCACGAGGCGCTCAACCTGGCGGCGGTGTTCGCGGTCCCGACCATCTTCTTCATCCAGAACAACCAGTTCGCCATCTCCACTCCGGTCAGCCATCAGCACGCCGCGTCGTCGCTGGCCGAGCGGGCCGCCGGGTACGGCATGCCGGCCGTGCGGGTGGACGGCAACGACGTGTTGGCCTGTTTCGCGGTGGTGGCCGAGGCCGCACAGCGGGCGCGCAGCGGTGGCGGTCCGACGTTCGTCGAGGCGATCACCTACCGGATGGGCCCGCACACCACCTCCGACGACCCCACCCGGTATCGCACCGCGGCGGACGTCGAACAGTGGGCGGCACGCGATCCCATCACCCGCTACACGGCATACCTGCAATCGACCGGGGTGCTCACCGAACGCGTGACCGAGCGGGTCGCGGCCAAGGCGGCGCGGTTGCGCGCGGAGTTGCGCGAGGCCGTCGTCGACGCACCCGACCCCGGTATCGCGGAGGTGTTCGACGCCGTCTATCACGACATCACCCCCGAACTCGCCCGGCAACGTGACGAATTGCTCGTCGAACTGGGAAAGGAGGCCTGA
- a CDS encoding HpcH/HpaI aldolase/citrate lyase family protein — MSLANAGPGWLFCPADRPERFGKAAAAADIVILDLEDGVAAHDRAAAREALIGTPLDPTRTVVRVNPAGTPDHELDLAALARTEYSTVMLAKTEHADQVRALAPLQVVVLIETPLGALNVVELVRPENTLAVMWGAEDLFAVLGGTANRRPDGSYRDVAHHVRSQTLLAAKAYGRMALDSVYLDIKNLDGLRAECDDAVAVGFDAKVAIHPTQVAVIRDAYAPSDDEVRWARAVLDEAGRQRGVFQYEGLMVDAPVLRRAERIVALAPR; from the coding sequence GTGTCGCTCGCCAATGCCGGCCCGGGCTGGCTGTTCTGTCCGGCCGACCGTCCAGAGCGGTTCGGAAAGGCCGCTGCGGCAGCCGATATCGTCATCCTGGACCTGGAGGACGGGGTGGCCGCCCATGACCGCGCAGCCGCGCGGGAGGCGTTGATCGGCACCCCGCTGGACCCCACCCGCACGGTGGTGCGCGTCAACCCGGCGGGCACCCCCGACCACGAGCTCGATCTGGCGGCGCTGGCGCGCACCGAGTACTCGACGGTCATGCTCGCCAAGACCGAACACGCCGACCAGGTGCGGGCGCTGGCACCGCTGCAGGTGGTGGTCCTGATCGAAACCCCGCTGGGCGCGCTCAACGTCGTCGAGCTGGTGCGGCCCGAGAACACGCTGGCCGTGATGTGGGGCGCGGAGGATCTGTTCGCGGTGCTCGGCGGCACCGCCAACCGCCGGCCGGACGGCAGCTACCGTGACGTCGCCCATCACGTCCGGTCGCAGACGCTGCTGGCCGCCAAGGCCTACGGGCGGATGGCGCTGGATTCGGTGTACCTGGACATCAAGAATCTCGACGGGCTGCGGGCGGAGTGCGACGACGCCGTCGCCGTCGGCTTCGACGCGAAGGTCGCCATCCATCCCACCCAGGTGGCCGTGATCCGCGACGCCTACGCGCCGAGCGACGACGAGGTGCGGTGGGCGCGGGCGGTGCTCGACGAAGCCGGCAGGCAGCGCGGCGTGTTCCAGTACGAGGGTCTGATGGTGGACGCGCCGGTGCTGCGGCGCGCGGAACGCATCGTCGCGCTGGCACCCCGCTGA